In the genome of Oncorhynchus nerka isolate Pitt River linkage group LG4, Oner_Uvic_2.0, whole genome shotgun sequence, the window GAGACGGATTAATCAAGATGTGACAATCAATTAAAAGGAGGAACTTCCAGTGGCCTGCAGCCATTCCAGCCCTGAGGACAAAACCAGAACTAAGGCTACAATACTAGCACCGGGTTTATGTCAGCAGCCATTCAGTGCCAGCATTTCTCTCTAAGCTAGATTAGTTTATTATTCTTTCCCTGTGGAGGAAAGTCTGTGTAAGCCCAGAGGATGGCTTGCCTGAGGCTGTAGAggaagtaatgtgtgtgtgtgtgtgcgcgctggtCCCTTCAGAAGTGTTCCAGTGCACAGTGAAAATGCACAGAGCCAGCTGGACAGCCCacaaagggagggggggggggggggggggtcaagggAGACAAGGGGTCGCGAACCCCCGCCAAGCCTTTGAAAGTCTAGCAGGAGTCATCTAAGAGTTCTATGGAATGTTCTGTTattgtttttccccctctctgccgctctctctACGAGGACAGATCCAGCTGGCACCTCGTCGACACTAACACGCCATCTCTGGCACGTGCCCGCTGAGCAAGTGTCGAGCGAGAGACCGGCGCATTTTCCTCTCCTGTCAGCAGAACTTAGTTCTGTATTTTACTCACGTGACCGAGCACTCCTCTTTAAAATGTAGAGGAGAAACGTCATCTTCTACTTTGTGCTCGGCACCTCCGTCAACCCTCGCTACAATCACAACCTCAAAAGGGGTGTTACGAAAGCCACCCCCAGACAAATAGAGCTTGGCGCTTTCATCTGAAGTTAAAGGGAACAGAGAGTGCTTTTAAAATGGTTTCAGGAGTGAAAATTAAGGGAGCCGATTGCGTTTGTGCTACAATTGGTTTCatttagaagaagaagaagaaaaaaatctggCACCATCGCTTAGGATGAAACTGGAGGTTGGACCAGATTCTCTCAAGTACTTGCAAAGACGTGGTGCTGGTGGGAGTGCCAGCCAGCCCTAATACAGTGGTCACAAGGCAACGCTGCTAGCCAGAGCTCACTTCTTCCCCACCTCCCACACGTTTCAGTGCCTACAAAGCACCTTGGAGAACAAAGGGAGACAATTCAAAATCTCTGAAAGGATTCCCACGGATTCTAAATGTAGCTTTCACAGCGTCTTTGGTGAGAACAAGTGCTAACTGCACTGGCTCCACTGATCCAAAAGGCAGCACCCGTTTTGACCTGGCAGAATCCAAATGTGACAAAGCACAACTGACATCTTGCAAACCATAACTTACGCTAGCCAATGTAAGGCTGTTTTTGTGTTCATTGGATCAATGTGTGAAAGCAAGAGAGGAGAAACCGCAGCATATATGAATAAAGGAGAAATCTGTTGAAAGTGCATACAGAGGAAGAGCGGACTCTTATTTTGaagggaaggaggggggggggagaagagatCCAGACCTACACTAAGGATGTTAGTGGGGAGAAAAGAAAACCCGGCAAACTGGCTCACACCAACAGATTTCCCGCATGAATAGAAGAACCCTTCCAAGAACCCCTATAAGCCAAACCTTCACCCCCTTTAACCTACCCAGCAGACGACAGAGTTAGCTGTGAGAGAGCATTGGTCTCTCTGACAGTGTAAATGATGGAAAAGACCCATGTGTAGCTCtgatccctgtgtgtgtgtgtgtgtgtgtgtgtgtgtgtgtgcgtccacaAAATGTCCGCACCCGTGTTCGCTCGTGGGCTGGAATGTGTGCATCAGTGTGTGTACATAAGACTAAGTAAGAGTACGCAGGCGGCGGTCACGTGCTCAGTGGGCTTGACTCACCGATGACCGCCGTGGTGACCTGGTGCTTGCTCACTCCCAGCCGGTTCTTCACCTCGCAGACAAAGGTGGTGTTCACAGCCTCGTCCACCTTCCGCACGATCAGCTTGTTGTCGGCGATCTGTACCGTGTCAGGCATCCGACCGGacatgctgtgtgtgtttgtgtgtgtgtgtggggggggcagatatgagagaaggagggaggacagagattAACGATTTGGAAGAAGCACAGCCTGGTGACGAGTTCCTATCTGGTTCCATATTCAAGACCTCAACTGGAGGAGCAGGCTGTAACAGTCCAACCGCCGTCTGTCTATCACCACCAGACGAAATTAAGACCATGTGGATAATCAACAAGAGAAAACCAAATTAAATATGTTTTTCTTTTCCGTATAACCGATGCAGAGATACTTGTGTCCCCCATTAAGAGATGAAGGCAAGCTGCTGGGACCCAGAGGACGGGCAATATTGGTGCTCGAGCAGATCAGATTGGAATTGCTAATTGATTGTTTTTGGATGACTGACTCCCTTCTGTTGTCTGGGATAGATCGGGGAGACGCTGTCTAAAGTCGTTCTCCCATCTCAGGGTAAATTAAGACCAAAACGGGTAGGGATATTCCTAAAGTCTGGGATAGTCATGAGATGGGTAATCACTGAGTCAGGGACTGCAATGGGAGGGATACTCCAAATGCCTGGGACTGTCATGGCTACTCCAATCCAAAAGCCTGGGACTGTCATGGCTACTCCAATCCAAAAGCCTGGGACTGTCATGGCTACTCCAATCCAAAAGCCTGGGACTGTCATGGCTACTCCAATCCAAAAGCCTGGGACTGTCATGGCTACTCCAATCCAAATGCCTGGGAAATGCCTGGGACTGTCATGGCTACTCCAATCCAAATGCCTGGGACTGTCATGGCTACTCCAATCCAAAAGCCTGGGACTGCAATTAGGGGTACTCCAAAGATCAGGGGCCAGCTATGGGAAGATTAACTCACGCTGTCCAAGTGacgttggtgggggcagggttgCCAGTGGCCTTGCAGGTCAGGACAGCGTCGGTCCGGCCAATGTACCAGTTGTTATCATAGCCCACTATGGACACAGTCGGGGGATCTGAGAAggaaaggaacacacacacagagagggagacagagagagagagagagagagacagagagagacagagagacagagagagagagaggaggtgttaCTGTGAATTGGAGCGACCAAGTGAACACTGATTGCCTACTGGGGTGCAGGAGTGGGAGAAGCTTCAACACAGAGGTTTTCACAGCGAGACTTGTCCTACAAAGCATCACTGAAACCTACGGCCGGAGGATTGCAGAGATATGACTGGGGACCGATGAGTCACGCCAGGTAAAAACAAACACAGGGAAGTCCCAAAATGCTTCAGAAATGGAGGTGGTGAACCACGCTTGTGCGATGAGTAACCCAACCTTGTCTGAGACCTAATGCAAATATTCTGTGCCTCCCCCCCACTTGGTTGAATAAGACGGTTATTCAAACATTTGTTATTTGAGTAATGCCTAGGCCTCGGTTCACAGGGTTAACAATCTTGTGGTCTGGGTTTGAAACACTTACACTCGACGGACAGCTTCATGGGAAAGGTCTGCGGCTTGTCCTGAGTGCGCTGGCTGATCATGCAGGTGACCTCCTTGCCGTTGTCCTCAGGCGTGGGCACCAGTAGGTACACGCTCCTCACCGTCACCGTGCCGTCCAGACCTTTTTTGGAGGTGGTGTTATCGGTGCCACCGACTTCTCCCATCCACTTGATGGTGGCTGCTGGCTTGCCGTCAGCCGCCTCACACTGGGCCACGACCACTGGTTTGCCGCTTGTGCTGGCTTGGACGACAACGGGGGATGCAGAGTTCTTGGGTTTCGCTGAAAGAGAGACGGTAAGCGAATGCATGAGTGAGTTTGTTGTTGTGCATATACAGGAAGTGTGGTCCCTCCTAGAGTCTAATAAAAAAGACAACAGTGCAAGAGAAAGGCAGCAGAGATTCAGCTGGCGAGGGGGAAAAGTGAGGCCATCGATGTGGCGGCTTAACAAGGTGGGCGCTTCGGAACGGATGCGTTTCGTGATGCCGCATTCATTTGAGGACACCATTAGTCATCGCACCGGAGCCCACTCTTCGCCGAGAGCAATTAGGGCGCAGACTGAAAGAAAACAAAAACACCAGCTGCTCACCAAGTATGACCAGATTGGTGGTGCCTTGCTCATTGCCGCTGGGGTAAGTGGCGTACTCGCAGGTGTAACGCCCGGCGTCGGCCATCTTGAGGCTGCTGATGGTAATGGAGGGGTTTGTCAAGGTGCCTTGGATGAAGCGGACACGCCCGTTGAAGGGCGATTCGGGGAAGCTCTCGCCGTATATGGGGTGAAAGACGGCAATGTTGTCCCTCTGGCCCTCCGTGGGCTCCCATATCCACGACACCTGCGTCCAAGAATGACAAGGAATTAAGAGTGTTGCAGCATGGCAGGCTATGCACATACAGTCTATGCACATACAGTCTATGCACATGTCCAGTCGATTTCATGAAATAGCATGAACACCCACACTGACAGCATTTCAATGCAGCAACGTTCGACCACAACGGTTGCTACATTAAAACTCTAGAGAACATCTCTACAGTCCTGTCCTTCCTTTTCAAAGAAATCAGAGGGCAATATTTAATGGTTCCCTGCGTGAAGGCCGACATGCACCGCAGGCTCTCTCCTCGTGTTATCTGGCTACCTGTGTGAGCTTGGTGTTTCCTCCGTCGACAAACTGACAGCGCAGGTCGACCGACTCGGCGGGGTACGCCTCCACCTCTGGTACCACCCTCACCCGCTGACACGAAGCAgctgtggatggagagagaaagagtgagtgagtgagtgaaacaCATATCAGCCTCTCTAGTTTCTGCCTGTGGCTCACGCGTACAGAACCCACCCTCTTATAACCCATACTAATGCTGAGTGTAGTGGTTGAGAAGTGCTCTGCCATTTGAACCAGAATTCTCCCCCGCAGGGAGACAATGGGGGCCGGGGGCTGTCAAAAGCAGCAATCAGCCATTCTTCACAACCCCTCCTCCCCAAAACGACATATTAAAATCACTGGGATCAAAATAGACCTAGATCTATAGATCTAGTTTCAGGACATTATGCAGTGTGTAAAGCTCTCTCGGACTCAGGTATAACTACCAAACGGGCCGATGCTGAAAGAGAAATAACCACTTATCACTACAGACTGAGCCTATTATTTACAAGTATCGAAATGGAAGGCTCAGATTCACCCCTCACATCCTGATAATGGCTGTCTATGATTTCCAGTAAACCGATTTCCTTGTATGCCAGCGTTTTAGATAAACGAGATATGACTACAGTGGAACTTAAAAGGTGCATTCAGAGGTGACGCTGCATGCAGGAAGTAAACACAAAGCGGGTCAATTTCCCcaacaactaagagcgttgaagcgcgAAGATCAACTTCTCCGCCGTTTTGGTCCCGTAGAAGCGTAAAGCGCACCCGTGCACATGCGCGGACACACCGTTTGACTGTGTGAGAGCAAAGTCTTGCATCTCTCTCATCTCATTATCTGCGGTGCGGTTTGTTGCGACGTCATCTCGCCGAGTGTGCCTTAAACCGTGCTCCGCAGTGCTGTGCATGAAAGATCCGAGGAGCACAGCCTTGAACCGGTGCCTACTGTAAACTAAATTGACATGAATAAAAGGCGACAGATTAAGATCTCTTACGTCTTTCGTTCAAAGCACTTCTGTGTGAGCTTTGAGCTGGCAAGCACGGAAGGAGGAGTTCCTTTGAAAAACAATGACTTCCAGCGTCAACAGAAAACAGGTATTAGATCCGAGTGAGCGCACCGTCGAGAAATCAGCTCGACAGTATCACAAAAGCGAGAGCTGTGCTTCAGCTCAATACGGGCTGACATAGACATATGTTGGAGAACAGCAGAGGAAAAC includes:
- the LOC115128370 gene encoding poliovirus receptor homolog isoform X3, which translates into the protein MARDAKHCPLSPMKNSLLVTAGILLIIQAASCQRVRVVPEVEAYPAESVDLRCQFVDGGNTKLTQVSWIWEPTEGQRDNIAVFHPIYGESFPESPFNGRVRFIQGTLTNPSITISSLKMADAGRYTCEYATYPSGNEQGTTNLVILAKPKNSASPVVVQASTSGKPVVVAQCEAADGKPAATIKWMGEVGGTDNTTSKKGLDGTVTVRSVYLLVPTPEDNGKEVTCMISQRTQDKPQTFPMKLSVEYPPTVSIVGYDNNWYIGRTDAVLTCKATGNPAPTNVTWTAMSGRMPDTVQIADNKLIVRKVDEAVNTTFVCEVKNRLGVSKHQVTTAVIEQRKKTAGPSTAGIIGGIIGVVLLLAIVGAAIVLVRKRKQNAENGDGPPKHKPPPPVKTGSSTEMLNKHVTDPVTKELTETQPLSKVYYETSGEPVTDLDACDDENAAGGGAANGGGPAVLEDSIRYADVDDTLNDGALPPYSGAGGHHVDEPPSTTVARGESFVSAAMYV
- the LOC115128370 gene encoding poliovirus receptor-like isoform X2; translated protein: MEKQDGPDATTPSRRGSLSMRTKAYTLAASCQRVRVVPEVEAYPAESVDLRCQFVDGGNTKLTQVSWIWEPTEGQRDNIAVFHPIYGESFPESPFNGRVRFIQGTLTNPSITISSLKMADAGRYTCEYATYPSGNEQGTTNLVILAKPKNSASPVVVQASTSGKPVVVAQCEAADGKPAATIKWMGEVGGTDNTTSKKGLDGTVTVRSVYLLVPTPEDNGKEVTCMISQRTQDKPQTFPMKLSVEYPPTVSIVGYDNNWYIGRTDAVLTCKATGNPAPTNVTWTAMSGRMPDTVQIADNKLIVRKVDEAVNTTFVCEVKNRLGVSKHQVTTAVIEAIVDPSNAGVVAGAIIGSLLALLLVSSLIAVLVTRSRRQRRGYPGNGEPGAYGNKARLFGGAGNKNEGTGANINGPIYTYRESDPGALAENVNDFHGPPGSTPTAHDILLSSEMDEAERRKFDALDDSLEEEEERYDSFSVGMVPAYHIHRHNEEMGGVSMYLDDDMESQRDGSVISRTAIYV
- the LOC115128370 gene encoding poliovirus receptor-like isoform X1; the encoded protein is MARDAKHCPLSPMKNSLLVTAGILLIIQAASCQRVRVVPEVEAYPAESVDLRCQFVDGGNTKLTQVSWIWEPTEGQRDNIAVFHPIYGESFPESPFNGRVRFIQGTLTNPSITISSLKMADAGRYTCEYATYPSGNEQGTTNLVILAKPKNSASPVVVQASTSGKPVVVAQCEAADGKPAATIKWMGEVGGTDNTTSKKGLDGTVTVRSVYLLVPTPEDNGKEVTCMISQRTQDKPQTFPMKLSVEYPPTVSIVGYDNNWYIGRTDAVLTCKATGNPAPTNVTWTAMSGRMPDTVQIADNKLIVRKVDEAVNTTFVCEVKNRLGVSKHQVTTAVIEAIVDPSNAGVVAGAIIGSLLALLLVSSLIAVLVTRSRRQRRGYPGNGEPGAYGNKARLFGGAGNKNEGTGANINGPIYTYRESDPGALAENVNDFHGPPGSTPTAHDILLSSEMDEAERRKFDALDDSLEEEEERYDSFSVGMVPAYHIHRHNEEMGGVSMYLDDDMESQRDGSVISRTAIYV